In Mycolicibacterium aubagnense, the DNA window CGGGGTTGCCGGGTCTTTGGCGTGCGTGATGATGAAGCGTGCGGCCTTGCCGTCCGGGGAGAGGAAGAGCCGCAGGCCCCGCTGAAAGTCCGGATTCTCAAACGCTTCTGGCGGCAGGTAGAAGTAGTCTCCACTGCGGGACGCATCGAAGGCCTGGCCCATGGCGCCGGCGGTGTCGGTCATGGCGGACATCTGGGTGATCAGGCCGGAGAAGCTGCTGTGCAGCGTGAGAAGCGTGCCGCGCATGGACTCCACCGTGGCGATCAGCGGCGGAAACTGCGCCTTCATCTGGGGCAGCAGTGCCACAGTGCGGTCCATGTCGGCGCCCAGCGTGGTCATGTCCGAACTGAACGTGTCCACGTTGTCGATCGCGTCGAAGACCGATCTGGTTGCCGCACAGACAGGTATGTCGGTGCAGTGCTGCTCCCAGTAGAAGTAGTTGCGCAGCGGCCTGGCGAAATCATCGAAGTCGGCCAGATGGTCACGGAGTTCGTTCACTGTCGCGTGCATCTGGTGGACGTCGGCGGCCAGGTGCTGTGTCGAGCCGCTCATCTGGTCGACCAGGGTCTGCAGACGCTTCATCGGCGCGATCAGACCGCCGAGATCGTCACTCATCTTCAGGATGTCGCCCATCCGGTCCTTCATGATCTGCAGGTTCTGCTGGATCGGAATCGATTGGGCGCTGACCTGGAAGGGGATCGACGTGTGCTCGGTCGGGCCGCCGAATGGCCGAGTGATGCTCTGCACCATCGCAATTCCCGGCAGCTTGAAGATGTCCTTGGCCAGCTTGTCCAGGATGATCATGTCACCGCTGTTGCGCATGTCGTGATCGGACTCGACCATCAGGATGTCGGGATTCATTGTGGCAGCGCTGAAATGGCGCTCGGCGGCCTCGTATCCGACGTTCGACGGAAGACCGCGGGGAATGTAGAAGCGATCGTTGAAGCTCAGCTTCATGGTGGGCATGAACATGATTCCGACGAGGGCGACCAAGAGGGACGCCACGAAGACCGGCGCCGGCCACCGGACCGTGGCGGTGCCGATCCGCCGCCAGCCCTTGGTCTTGGTCATCCGTTTCGGCTCGAGCAGGCCGCGGCGGGTGGCGACGGCCACGACTGCCGGCGCGACGGTCAGTGCGCCCGCGACGACCACGACCAGTCCGAGCGCGGACGGAATGCCCAACGCCTTGAAGTAGGACAGCCGCGCCAGATGCAGGCACAGCGTGGCGCCGGCGATGGTCAGTCCGGAACCCAAGATGATGTGAGCGGTACCGCGAAACATGGTGTAGTAGGCCGTTTCCGGGTCCTGCCCGGCTTGGCGTGCTTCGTGGTATCGGCCCACCAGGAAGATCGCATAGTCGGTGCCCGCGGCGATGGCCAGCGACGACAACATGGCGACAACGAACGTCGAGAAGCTCAGCAGGTTGTGGTTTCCCAGCAGCGCGACCAAGCCTCTGGCGGTGCCCATCTCGAAGCCGACCATGACCAGCACCAGCACCACGGTGGCCGCGGAACGGTAAGCCAGGGCCAGCATGGCGATGATGACCACGCCGGTCACGCCCATCATCACGAGCATGCTCTTGTCGGCGGCTTCGTTCATGTCGGTGGTCAGCGGCGCGGGGCCGGTGACGTAGACCTTCAGACCCGGGGGAGGCGTCGCTCGGTCGACGATCTCGCGCACCCGATCGACCGACTCATTGCCCAGCGTGCTGCCCTGGTCACCGGCGAGATTCAACTGCACATAGGCGGCTTTGCCGTCGCGGCTCTGCACACCTGCCGCGGTGAGCGGATCCCCCCAGATGTCCTGGACGTGCTGCACGTGCTTGGCATCCGCCCGCAGCGCCTGCACCAGGCCGTCGTAGTAGCCGCGCGCTTCGGCGCCGAGTTTCTGGTCGCCTTCCAGGA includes these proteins:
- a CDS encoding MMPL/RND family transporter, which gives rise to MSGDHTTRPAYMRFIRRFAWPIIIGWLLLTVAMNVLVPQIESVARDHAVTMSPQDAPALIAAKKIGATYHESDSDSIAMIVLEGDQKLGAEARGYYDGLVQALRADAKHVQHVQDIWGDPLTAAGVQSRDGKAAYVQLNLAGDQGSTLGNESVDRVREIVDRATPPPGLKVYVTGPAPLTTDMNEAADKSMLVMMGVTGVVIIAMLALAYRSAATVVLVLVMVGFEMGTARGLVALLGNHNLLSFSTFVVAMLSSLAIAAGTDYAIFLVGRYHEARQAGQDPETAYYTMFRGTAHIILGSGLTIAGATLCLHLARLSYFKALGIPSALGLVVVVAGALTVAPAVVAVATRRGLLEPKRMTKTKGWRRIGTATVRWPAPVFVASLLVALVGIMFMPTMKLSFNDRFYIPRGLPSNVGYEAAERHFSAATMNPDILMVESDHDMRNSGDMIILDKLAKDIFKLPGIAMVQSITRPFGGPTEHTSIPFQVSAQSIPIQQNLQIMKDRMGDILKMSDDLGGLIAPMKRLQTLVDQMSGSTQHLAADVHQMHATVNELRDHLADFDDFARPLRNYFYWEQHCTDIPVCAATRSVFDAIDNVDTFSSDMTTLGADMDRTVALLPQMKAQFPPLIATVESMRGTLLTLHSSFSGLITQMSAMTDTAGAMGQAFDASRSGDYFYLPPEAFENPDFQRGLRLFLSPDGKAARFIITHAKDPATPDGIEAVMPTLDAAHQSVKGSSLTDAKFYLAGTAAIYRDIQSGSQYDLLIVGAAALTLIFVVMLLITRALVASLVIVGTVLLSLGAAFGLSVLVWQYLLGLELNWIAPVFGLIILLAVGSDYNLLLVSRFQEEIGAGLRTGIIRSMGGTGSVVTTAGLVFAFTMMSMAASDLSSIGQAGTTIGLGLLFDTLIVRSLMTPSIAALLGRWFWWPLRPGAKPAVSSEQQSAVPVG